From Kiritimatiellia bacterium, the proteins below share one genomic window:
- a CDS encoding DUF4143 domain-containing protein — protein sequence MRLGLLPKIQAEPDFAIESLEAYAANYIREEIQQEALVRSLDSFARFLEVAALMNGQIVNVAGLARDAAVARPTVQGYFGVLADTLIGIWLPAWRKKAKVKEVTSPKFYLFDPGVVRTLAGRLREPLDSFERGFLLETWILHELRAAMAGLNVGGQLYYWRTPSGSEIDFIWTRSGRTVGFEVKAATRWKSEYGVALKSLITDGQIRSGYGVYTGEVELKDGVLRVLPLKKFFKELAGGGIFE from the coding sequence TTGCGTTTAGGGTTGCTTCCCAAAATTCAGGCCGAGCCCGATTTTGCCATTGAGTCACTTGAGGCCTACGCGGCCAATTATATCCGCGAGGAGATTCAACAGGAAGCTCTTGTGCGGAGTCTTGATTCTTTTGCGCGTTTTCTGGAAGTGGCGGCGCTAATGAACGGCCAGATTGTTAATGTGGCGGGATTGGCGCGCGATGCCGCCGTCGCGCGCCCAACGGTACAAGGATATTTCGGCGTGTTAGCGGATACGCTGATCGGCATCTGGCTTCCGGCCTGGCGAAAAAAGGCAAAGGTCAAAGAAGTTACCAGCCCAAAGTTTTATCTTTTCGACCCCGGCGTCGTGCGAACGTTGGCGGGACGGCTGCGCGAACCGCTTGACAGCTTCGAACGCGGATTTTTACTCGAGACCTGGATTTTACATGAACTCAGGGCAGCCATGGCAGGACTCAACGTCGGCGGTCAGCTTTACTACTGGCGGACGCCCAGCGGCAGTGAAATCGATTTTATCTGGACGCGGTCCGGCCGGACCGTGGGGTTTGAGGTCAAAGCGGCTACTCGCTGGAAAAGCGAATACGGCGTTGCGCTTAAATCCTTGATTACCGATGGACAGATCCGCTCCGGCTATGGCGTCTATACCGGAGAAGTTGAGCTTAAAGACGGCGTTCTGCGCGTCCTGCCGCTGAAAAAATTCTTCAAGGAATTGGCAGGAGGCGGTATTTTTGAATAA
- a CDS encoding AraC family transcriptional regulator produces the protein MNKNPMKADLNSLSPYVRYVRINTSHGLSQAYIDPEFVFTHIFEGYGHFLLEGRQYSVRRGDTILMPPYMLHIIRAPAGVSIVQYIAHFDCLYNPLRGKKVRLEKKMTLKKSLRTAGKAERFFASMPLLITMRPEDQKTLERLFLRLKSEFDRRPCAFELTTKAMMLEILSLYLRNSGNPAQVENAQMKGWRNLEKAIVFIQNNLQHPLTLGDISRAAGLSSHYCCRLFKNYTRTTIHHYLNIARIQKAKILIDNAKLNFSQIADEIGFSSVHLFSRVFKKTEGMPPGDYAKLICAGHHPFQGKTGAGCR, from the coding sequence TTGAATAAAAACCCAATGAAGGCCGACTTGAACAGTTTGTCTCCTTACGTGCGCTACGTGCGGATCAACACCAGCCATGGCCTTTCCCAGGCCTACATTGACCCGGAATTCGTCTTCACCCATATTTTTGAGGGCTACGGCCATTTTCTGCTGGAAGGCAGACAATATTCCGTCAGACGCGGCGACACAATCCTGATGCCGCCTTACATGCTGCACATAATCCGCGCGCCGGCCGGAGTTTCAATCGTCCAATATATCGCCCACTTTGACTGTCTTTACAACCCGTTGCGCGGTAAAAAGGTCCGCCTTGAGAAAAAAATGACGCTTAAAAAATCCCTTAGAACGGCCGGCAAAGCCGAACGTTTTTTCGCGTCCATGCCGTTGCTCATAACAATGCGCCCTGAAGATCAAAAAACACTGGAAAGGCTTTTCCTGCGGCTTAAGAGCGAATTTGACCGCCGTCCCTGCGCCTTTGAGCTGACCACAAAAGCCATGATGCTTGAAATTCTATCGCTTTATCTGCGCAATTCCGGCAACCCGGCGCAGGTGGAAAATGCCCAGATGAAAGGCTGGCGCAACCTTGAAAAAGCGATCGTTTTTATTCAAAACAACCTGCAGCATCCGCTGACGCTGGGGGATATCAGCCGGGCGGCGGGATTGTCATCGCATTACTGCTGCCGGCTTTTTAAAAATTACACGCGCACCACCATCCATCATTATCTCAATATCGCGCGGATACAAAAGGCAAAGATACTGATTGACAATGCGAAGTTGAATTTTTCACAGATCGCGGACGAGATCGGCTTTTCCAGCGTTCACCTGTTCAGCCGCGTATTCAAAAAAACAGAGGGGATGCCGCCTGGGGATTACGCCAAATTAATCTGCGCCGGACATCATCCATTTCAGGGAAAAACGGGGGCAGGCTGCAGGTAG